One window from the genome of Alnus glutinosa chromosome 13, dhAlnGlut1.1, whole genome shotgun sequence encodes:
- the LOC133854501 gene encoding deSI-like protein At4g17486 isoform X2, with the protein MRLFPLSSSSSSSMDNEQRDGVQKSRALLYLNVYDLTPVNNYLYWFGLGVFHSGVEVHGLEYGYGAHEYSSSGVFEVEPRSCPGFIFRRSVLLGSTDMSRSEFRSFMEHLSAKYHGDTYHLIAKNCNHFTDEVCMQLTGKPIPGWVNRLARLGSFCNCLLPESIQVTSVRHLPDHPTCSDDEGSEFDESYASAESVEEPNHHLLTAPSGDVAFLKEKPVRLARELM; encoded by the exons atgcgGTTGTTTCCGCTGAGCTCTAGCTCGAGCTCGAGCATGGACAACGAGCAGCGCGATGGAGTACAAAAAAGTCGGGCTTTGTTGTACCTCAATGTCTATGACCTCACGCCCGTAAATAACTACCTTTACTGGTTCGGCCTCGGCGTCTTCCATTCGGGTGTTGAAG TGCATGGTTTGGAGTATGGCTATGGAGCACATGAGTACTCTTCCAGTGGGGTGTTTGAGGTGGAACCAAGAAGTTGCCCTGGCTTCATCTTCAGACGGTCAGTGTTGTTAGGCAGCACTGATATGTCTCGTTCGGAATTCCGATCGTTTATGGAACACCTTTCTGCAAAATATCATGGGGACACTTACCATTTGATTGCCAAGAACTGCAACCACTTCACAGATGAAGTTTGTATGCAGCTAACTGGAAAGCCTATACCAGGATGGGTTAATCGACTTGCCCGATTAG GTTCTTTCTGCAATTGTCTTCTGCCAGAAAGCATTCAGGTTACATCAGTAAGACATCTTCCTGATCATCCAACATGTTCTG ATGATGAGGGGTCAGAATTTGATGAATCATATGCATCAGCAGAGAGTGTAGAGGAGCCAAATCATCATCTGCTGACCGCACCAAGTGGTGATGTAGCTTTTCTGAAGGAAAAACCAGTGAGACTAGCAAGGGAGCTCATGTGA
- the LOC133855012 gene encoding putative RING-H2 finger protein ATL21B, with protein MDAFIFLVLFSSTFLTTEAVKQYCGHGAPKIQFPFHIKGGQLQNSGPDHLAGFEVVCKDNTTITHFPSYGDLVVRSISYDDKRLNLLDPKNCVHEVFLNLDLSLTPFRYFYGVKNYTYLNCSSGLPSSFPEVPCLSGSGYHVYTVEPSMALPDSCRRVKTVAIPFQYSPYVSDNTFGLGLSWDVRPAGSKDSGFKYKTGCSNNVVSDKVLSISIFFLAMVVIAAIVTMKYNSKKICFSQDEEKHLIEAQK; from the exons ATGGATGCTTTCATCTTCCTCGTTCTCTTCTCTTCCACCTTCCTGACCACCGAGGCTGTGAAGCAGTACTGTGGCCATGGCGCTCCCAAGATTCAGTTTCCTTTCCATATAAAAGGCGGGCAGCTGCAAAACTCCGGTCCCGATCACCTTGCTGGTTTTGAGGTTGTCTGCAAAGACAACACAACAATAACTCACTTTCCATCTTACGGGGACTTGGTTGTCAGGTCCATCTCTTACGACGACAAAAGACTCAATCTTCTCGACCCCAAAAACTGCGTCCACGAAGTGTTCCTCAACCTCGATCTCTCTCTTACGCCTTTTCGTTATTTCTACGGTGTCAAGAACTACACGTACCTCAATTGCTCGTCTgggcttccttcttctttcccCGAGGTCCCTTGCCTGAGTGGCTCCGGCTATCATGTCTACACTGTAGAACCTTCTATGGCTTTGCCGGATTCTTGCCGGCGAGTGAAGACTGTGGCGATTCCGTTTCAATACAGTCCATACGTCTCCGACAATACCTTTGGTCTTGGATTGTCTTGGGACGTCCGTCCAGCTGGATCCAAAGATTCCGGATTCAAGTACAAAACAGGATGTTCCAACAACGTAGTATCAGATAAAG TATTGAGCATCAGCATCTTCTTTTTGGCGATGGTAGTGATTGCCGCGATAGTTACAATGAAGTATAATTCTAAGAAAATATGCTTCTCTCAAGATGAAGAAAAACATCTAATTGAAGCTCAAAAATAA
- the LOC133854523 gene encoding large ribosomal subunit protein eL15z translates to MGAYKYVSELWRKKQSDVMRFLQRVRCWEYRQHPSIVRVTRPTRPDRARRLGYKAKQGYVVYRVRVRRGGRKRPVPKGIVYGKPTNQGVTQLKFQRSKRSVAEERAGRKLGGLRVLNSYWLNEDSTYKYYEVILVDVAHNAIRNDPRINWLCNPVHKHRELRGLTSAGKKYRGLRGKGHAHHKQRPSRRATWKRNNTLSLRRYR, encoded by the exons Atgg GGGCTTACAAGTACGTCTCGGAGCTATGGAGGAAGAAGCAATCCGATGTGATGAGGTTCCTGCAGAGGGTGAGGTGCTGGGAGTACCGCCAGCACCCTTCCATTGTTCGTGTTACCCGGCCTACTCGCCCTGACAGGGCTCGCCGCTTGGGCTACAAGGCAAAGCAG GGATATGTGGTTTATCGGGTTCGTGTAAGGCGTGGTGGACGGAAGAGGCCTGTTCCCAAGGGTATTGTCTATGGGAAGCCCACAAACCAGGGTGTTACTCAACTGAAGTTTCAGCGCAGCAAGAGGTCAGTTGCAGAGGAACGAGCTGGGCGGAAGTTGGGAGGACTCAGGGTTCTAAATTCATACTGGCTGAATGAG GATTCAACTTATAAGTACTACGAGGTTATTCTCGTTGATGTTGCGCATAATGCAATCCGAAATGACCCAAGAATCAACTGGCTCTGCAATCCAGTCCACAAGCACAGAGAGCTCCGTGGTCTCACATCTGCTGGTAAGAAATACAGGGGGTTGCGTGGAAAGGGACACGCTCACCACAAGCAACGTCCTTCTCGCAGGGCAACCTGGAAGAGGAACAATACCCTCTCCCTTCGTCGCTACCGTTGA
- the LOC133854501 gene encoding deSI-like protein At4g17486 isoform X1, whose protein sequence is MRLFPLSSSSSSSMDNEQRDGVQKSRALLYLNVYDLTPVNNYLYWFGLGVFHSGVEVHGLEYGYGAHEYSSSGVFEVEPRSCPGFIFRRSVLLGSTDMSRSEFRSFMEHLSAKYHGDTYHLIAKNCNHFTDEVCMQLTGKPIPGWVNRLARLVSGSFCNCLLPESIQVTSVRHLPDHPTCSDDEGSEFDESYASAESVEEPNHHLLTAPSGDVAFLKEKPVRLARELM, encoded by the exons atgcgGTTGTTTCCGCTGAGCTCTAGCTCGAGCTCGAGCATGGACAACGAGCAGCGCGATGGAGTACAAAAAAGTCGGGCTTTGTTGTACCTCAATGTCTATGACCTCACGCCCGTAAATAACTACCTTTACTGGTTCGGCCTCGGCGTCTTCCATTCGGGTGTTGAAG TGCATGGTTTGGAGTATGGCTATGGAGCACATGAGTACTCTTCCAGTGGGGTGTTTGAGGTGGAACCAAGAAGTTGCCCTGGCTTCATCTTCAGACGGTCAGTGTTGTTAGGCAGCACTGATATGTCTCGTTCGGAATTCCGATCGTTTATGGAACACCTTTCTGCAAAATATCATGGGGACACTTACCATTTGATTGCCAAGAACTGCAACCACTTCACAGATGAAGTTTGTATGCAGCTAACTGGAAAGCCTATACCAGGATGGGTTAATCGACTTGCCCGATTAG TTTCAGGTTCTTTCTGCAATTGTCTTCTGCCAGAAAGCATTCAGGTTACATCAGTAAGACATCTTCCTGATCATCCAACATGTTCTG ATGATGAGGGGTCAGAATTTGATGAATCATATGCATCAGCAGAGAGTGTAGAGGAGCCAAATCATCATCTGCTGACCGCACCAAGTGGTGATGTAGCTTTTCTGAAGGAAAAACCAGTGAGACTAGCAAGGGAGCTCATGTGA